A part of Dama dama isolate Ldn47 chromosome Y, ASM3311817v1, whole genome shotgun sequence genomic DNA contains:
- the LOC133053558 gene encoding heat shock transcription factor, Y-linked-like: MAHISSEIQDVPPKDESTGSETSIRSSLYDCTLTGDKVLRSMVEEYAFQALYEEVVIKRPRYTFSVSETDEVNAPLPPGFPQKLWAIVESDQFESICWDESGTCIVINEELFKKEVLERKAPFRVLETNSMKSLVRQLNLYGFSKKRPAFQRSASLPDFLEEENNISLLSKLHIYYNPNFKRGYPQLLVRMKRRVGINNVSPISSLVRDYKMKHVKARVNTDDHNSDFLPETSGESAFSASTSLSVPFIQKPYTSQRVANTSALPPCDLPSPSSISVRQTEQIVVDQPAVLNQGSIFNWHSHSSYTQVNGHLEDIATTTMPTSQNPIVSPSQSSYSGLMVEPSKFPVTYSDMSAHDSPYPNQQQRGNSWSSMPTTTYTSASSLSSQLIKSHHYMKTMLIKTDLSNKCQIMEPNED, encoded by the exons ATGGCacatatttcttcagaaattcaaGATGTTCCTCCAAAAGATGAATCAACTGGTTCAGAAACCTCCATTAGATCTTCTTTGTATGATTGTACACTTACTGGGGACAAGGTTTTGAGATCTATGGTTGAAGAATATGCTTTTCAGGCTTTGTATGAGGAAGTTGTGATAAAAAGGCCACgttacacattttctgtctctgaaacaGATGAGGTGAATGCACCTCTTCCACCTGGATTTCCTCAAAAATTGTGGGCAATAGTTGAAAGTGATCAGTTTGAATCTATTTGCTGGGATGAGAGTGGCACTTGTATAGTGATCAATGAAGAACTCTTCAAGAAGGAAGTCTTGGAAAGAAAGGCACCTTTCAGAGTACTTGAAACCAATAGTATGAAAAGCTTAGTTCGGCAGCTTAACCTATATGGATTTAGTAAGAAGCGACCAGCTTTTCAAAGATCTGCTTCACTACCTGactttctggaagaagaaaacaacatcTCTCTTTTGAGCAAG CTACACATCTACTATAATCCAAATTTTAAAAGAGGCTATCCCCAACTGTtagtaagaatgaaaagaagagttGGGATTAACAATGTGTCTCCAATATCTTCATTAGTTCGAGATTACAAGATGAAGCATGTTAAAGCCAGGGTCAACACAGATGATCATAACTCTGATTTTCTTCCTGAAACTAGTGGAGAGAGTGCATTTTCAGCCTCCACAAGCTTAAGTGTGCCTTTCATACAAAAGCCTTATACCAGCCAGAGAGTCGCTAATACAAGTGCCCTACCTCCGTGTGACTTACCTTCCCCATCGTCAATATCAGTTAGACAAACAGAACAGATTGTGGTAGATCAACCTGCTGTTTTAAATCAGGGGAGCATTTTTAACTGGCACTCACATAGCAGCTACACTCAAGTAAATGGCCACCTTGAGGACATTGCTACTACAACTATGCCTACTTCTCAAAAccccattgtttctccatcacAGAGCAGTTATTCTGGACTGATGGTGGAGCCTTCTAAATTTCCAGTTACCTATAGTGATATGTCAGCCCATGACAGTCCTTATCCTAACCAGCAACAGAGAGGCAACTCATGGTCCTCAATGCCAACGACCACTTATACATCTGCCTCCTCTCTTTCAAGTCAACTTATCAAGAGTCATCATTATATGAAAACCATGTTAATTAAAACTGACCTATCAAATAAGTGTCAGATTATGGAGCctaatgaagattaa